A portion of the Bdellovibrionales bacterium CG10_big_fil_rev_8_21_14_0_10_45_34 genome contains these proteins:
- a CDS encoding XRE family transcriptional regulator: MKAHEKKLLKLGANIQSWRKRRLMTVEALANKAGISKGNLSDIENGKKDPRYLTLYFIAEALNLKVANLLARL; this comes from the coding sequence GTGAAGGCACACGAAAAAAAACTATTAAAGTTGGGCGCTAACATTCAGAGTTGGCGCAAGCGACGACTAATGACCGTTGAAGCGCTGGCGAATAAGGCTGGCATTAGCAAAGGTAATTTAAGCGACATTGAGAATGGCAAGAAAGACCCCAGATACTTGACCCTCTACTTTATCGCCGAGGCTTTAAATCTTAAGGTAGCGAACCTATTAGCCCGACTTTAA
- a CDS encoding response regulator, producing MLSNDAAILVVDDAVTMRALIKDYLKKMGYSNIFEARNVEEATQTFERLESQGVRLEFVFADMNMPGGTGIDFLKKIRALPQGKNLPFVMITTEGEMNTVTEAVMNGVSGYLLKPVTQPALMEKMVEAYKKHHQEKL from the coding sequence ATGTTGAGTAACGATGCCGCTATTTTGGTCGTTGATGACGCCGTCACGATGAGAGCCCTCATTAAGGACTATTTAAAAAAAATGGGCTATTCTAATATTTTTGAAGCCCGAAACGTAGAAGAAGCAACGCAAACCTTTGAGAGATTGGAATCTCAAGGTGTTCGCCTAGAGTTTGTCTTTGCAGACATGAATATGCCAGGCGGAACAGGCATTGATTTTTTAAAGAAAATTCGCGCTCTTCCTCAGGGTAAGAACTTGCCGTTTGTAATGATCACAACCGAGGGAGAAATGAACACGGTTACCGAGGCTGTGATGAACGGGGTCAGTGGTTATCTGCTCAAACCAGTGACCCAGCCAGCTCTTATGGAGAAAATGGTTGAAGCTTATAAAAAGCATCACCAAGAGAAGCTTTAG
- the trkD gene encoding potassium transporter Kup (Responsible for the low-affinity transport of potassium into the cell; involved in potassium ion uptake under hyper-osmotic stress at a low pH) produces the protein MSQHSQSQNALALAALGVVFGDIGTSPLYAVREVFFSSSHLSLSPAHVLGVLSLIFWSLILVISLKYITLLLRSDNDGEGGIMALQALLMKRRTGSPTSRSRFFILLALFGSALLYGDGVITPVISVLGALEGLHVVSPVFDPWVLPLACIIILFIFLLQRFGSQKIGTLYGPIIFIWFVTMAVMGAVAIAEYPQVFWSLNPVHGVRLLLEDGTTSLVILGSVFLVVTGGEALYADMGHFGARAIRRVWFLLVLPCLLLNYFGQGALLLSGRTDITNPFFQLAPSWALIPLVILSVFASIVASQAVISGVFSLTKQAVQLGYCPRVKIVHTSDREIGQIFVPLVNSLMCLVCIWVALTFQESSRLASAYGLAVTATMLITTIIAFVMAKSYYPKALFWLIPITGLFLIVDVGFFVSNAIKFFDGGWLPIAVGIGVFAVMATWNRGRRILAASLDNTSIDVGDFIHKVEVEKTIRISGSAVYMSSTQAKIPRILESLWSYQKVLHKNIILMNVNYLDSPYCRSEDYLEVVELGSGFYSVSFKVGYLQKPDLRRAVATLALQGYPADLDKSVFFFGRDTVIPAKNKQMARWREHLFAWMARNSYRAPNYFDAPLGRVVEIGLQVEV, from the coding sequence GTGTCTCAGCATAGCCAGTCTCAAAATGCTCTTGCTTTGGCAGCCCTCGGAGTTGTGTTTGGAGATATCGGAACATCGCCTCTCTACGCTGTTCGTGAAGTTTTTTTCTCGTCCTCCCATTTGAGTCTTAGCCCTGCACATGTCTTGGGAGTGCTCTCACTCATATTTTGGTCGCTTATCCTCGTCATTTCTCTGAAGTATATCACTTTGCTCTTAAGATCTGATAATGACGGTGAGGGCGGCATTATGGCTCTTCAAGCACTATTGATGAAACGTCGCACAGGGAGTCCAACCTCCAGAAGTCGATTTTTTATTCTTTTAGCTCTTTTTGGTTCAGCTCTTCTGTATGGGGACGGAGTCATCACGCCTGTAATAAGTGTTCTTGGGGCACTCGAAGGACTTCATGTGGTTTCGCCGGTTTTTGATCCGTGGGTATTGCCGCTTGCCTGTATCATCATCCTGTTTATATTTCTCCTGCAGCGTTTTGGGTCACAAAAAATTGGAACACTGTACGGACCCATTATCTTTATCTGGTTTGTGACAATGGCAGTGATGGGAGCAGTGGCCATAGCGGAGTACCCCCAAGTATTTTGGTCATTGAACCCTGTTCACGGTGTTCGTCTGCTTTTAGAGGATGGAACGACTTCTCTAGTAATCCTCGGCAGTGTCTTTCTTGTTGTGACGGGCGGTGAGGCTCTTTATGCAGACATGGGTCACTTCGGGGCACGGGCCATACGCCGTGTTTGGTTCCTTTTGGTGCTACCTTGTTTGCTGCTTAATTACTTCGGGCAAGGGGCCTTATTGTTAAGTGGGCGCACTGACATCACCAATCCTTTCTTTCAGCTGGCACCGAGCTGGGCATTGATCCCTCTTGTGATTCTTTCGGTCTTTGCGAGCATTGTCGCCTCTCAAGCTGTGATTTCTGGTGTGTTCTCTCTCACAAAACAAGCTGTGCAACTGGGTTACTGTCCACGGGTCAAGATAGTGCACACATCGGATAGAGAAATAGGTCAGATATTTGTACCTTTAGTAAATAGTTTGATGTGCTTAGTCTGTATTTGGGTGGCACTTACTTTTCAAGAATCTTCGCGGTTGGCTTCTGCCTATGGGCTAGCTGTTACGGCGACCATGCTTATTACCACAATAATTGCGTTTGTTATGGCCAAGAGTTATTACCCGAAGGCACTTTTTTGGCTAATTCCAATCACAGGTTTGTTTTTGATAGTTGATGTTGGCTTCTTTGTTTCTAACGCTATTAAGTTTTTTGACGGTGGCTGGCTTCCGATAGCTGTTGGGATTGGCGTCTTCGCAGTGATGGCAACGTGGAACAGGGGGCGCAGAATATTGGCGGCATCTTTAGACAATACATCGATCGATGTTGGTGATTTTATACACAAGGTTGAAGTCGAAAAGACTATCCGAATTTCCGGATCAGCGGTTTATATGTCTTCAACACAAGCAAAAATACCGAGGATACTTGAGTCGCTTTGGTCTTATCAAAAGGTGCTTCACAAAAATATTATTCTGATGAACGTAAATTATTTAGACTCGCCTTATTGTCGGTCTGAGGACTATCTTGAAGTTGTAGAACTTGGGTCAGGGTTTTACAGCGTTTCATTTAAAGTCGGTTATTTACAAAAACCAGATCTGAGAAGAGCTGTGGCAACCTTAGCACTTCAGGGATATCCTGCAGATCTCGATAAGTCTGTCTTCTTTTTTGGGCGCGACACAGTGATACCTGCAAAGAATAAACAAATGGCGAGATGGCGAGAACATCTCTTTGCCTGGATGGCTAGAAACTCCTACCGGGCGCCAAACTATTTTGATGCCCCTCTTGGAAGGGTCGTAGAAATAGGTTTACAGGTTGAAGTTTAG
- a CDS encoding integrase — protein sequence MCCNIILVPTINSFHTYTSGVSMQLWVEFFEDLQNVRGRSRNTVMAYRRDLEVYEKFLAAKKPLSMLAGFLKSQGLSTRSQARVISSLRTYYKFLEDRGIDAPELRELRPPKVTKSIPRPLDFDEYRKLVDASKTSDLYKTARNHITLALLFGLGCRVSELIELSLQDVYLDDSKVLLKGKGGKQRFVPLTTFIIQELGIYLTHVRSHLTDDPIAQTSIIINDRGHRPSRVDIWRWLAHWSQVAGFDEPISPHRFRHGCATALLESGADLRSIQMILGHASLQTTQIYTTVATHKIQETVENHHPMSYKG from the coding sequence ATGTGTTGTAACATAATACTTGTTCCTACCATCAATAGCTTTCATACTTATACGAGTGGGGTAAGTATGCAGCTTTGGGTGGAGTTTTTTGAAGATCTTCAGAACGTTCGGGGTCGCTCGCGCAATACCGTCATGGCCTACCGGCGTGACCTTGAAGTTTACGAAAAGTTCTTAGCAGCGAAAAAGCCTCTTTCGATGCTTGCAGGCTTTTTAAAGTCGCAGGGGTTGAGCACACGCTCCCAAGCTCGAGTAATCTCAAGTCTTAGAACCTATTACAAATTTTTAGAAGATCGCGGAATTGATGCGCCCGAACTCAGAGAACTGCGTCCGCCCAAGGTGACTAAATCTATTCCAAGGCCACTTGATTTTGACGAATATCGAAAACTTGTTGATGCCAGTAAAACGAGCGACCTCTATAAAACTGCACGTAACCACATCACATTGGCGCTTTTGTTCGGGCTTGGTTGCCGCGTGAGCGAACTTATAGAGCTGAGTTTGCAAGATGTTTACTTGGATGACTCCAAAGTATTGCTAAAAGGTAAGGGCGGAAAGCAGCGATTCGTGCCGCTCACAACATTTATTATTCAAGAGTTGGGTATTTATCTCACTCATGTCAGAAGTCATCTCACCGACGATCCGATTGCGCAGACGAGTATCATTATAAATGATCGAGGACATCGCCCTTCGCGGGTAGATATCTGGAGGTGGCTTGCTCATTGGTCGCAAGTCGCCGGGTTTGATGAGCCTATTTCACCGCATAGATTTCGCCATGGCTGCGCGACGGCACTGCTCGAGTCAGGCGCTGACCTAAGATCGATACAAATGATTTTGGGGCACGCAAGTTTACAGACGACGCAGATCTACACGACAGTAGCGACTCATAAAATTCAAGAGACCGTTGAGAACCATCATCCGATGTCGTACAAAGGTTGA